From a region of the Daphnia pulicaria isolate SC F1-1A chromosome 1, SC_F0-13Bv2, whole genome shotgun sequence genome:
- the LOC124339355 gene encoding interstitial collagenase-like, translating to MLRLMSWTLSLMCCLLVINCGDAAPIDIVNEAMVQHKFDAETLKGTSETRCGVTDGVHLGFSTRQKRFVLEGNRWPNKQITYTIKQYTTDMSKDDVDREIAKAFQMWADVADLTFVHLNESSTVDIEILFVSAVFDGPGGVLGKSSYPREGAFVHFDESETWTQNSDKETSLFQVATHQFGHTLGLRHSSVRTAVMSPIYDYSPDFKLDKDDIEGIQALYGENPLSKSKTKE from the exons atGTTGCGTCTAATGTCGTGGACATTAAGTCTCATGTGTTGTTTGTTGGTAATCAATTGTGGTGACGCTGCTCCAATCGACATCGTCAACGAGGCAATG GTACAGCATAAATTTGATGCGGAAACCTTGAAAGGGACGAGTGAAACGCGTTGCGGGGTTACAGATGGAGTTCATCTAGGTTTCTCCACTCGTCAGAAACGATTCGTTCTTGAAG GGAATCGTTGGCCTAATAAACAAATAACTTATACCATTAAGCAATACACGACGGATATGAGCAAAGACGACGTTGATCGTGAAATCGCCAAAGCGTTTCAGATGTGGGCGGACGTGGCCGATTTGACCTTTGTCCATCTTAACGAATCGTCTACTGTCGACATCGAAATCCTg TTTGTGTCTGCTGTGTTTGATGGTCCAGGAGGTGTTTTAGGTAAGAGTTCTTATCCCAGAGAAGGAGCCTTTGTTCATTTTGACGAAAGCGAAACATGGACGCAAAACTCCGACAAAG AGACGAGTTTATTCCAAGTGGCTACTCATCAGTTCGGTCACACTTTGGGACTGAGACATTCAAGCGTGAGAACGGCTGTAATGTCCCCAATTTACGATTACAGCCCTGATTTTAAATTAGATAAGGACGACATTGAAGGCATTCAG GCACTGTATGGGGAAAATCCTTTGTCGAAATCGAAGACGAAGGAATGA